From Neobacillus sp. PS2-9, the proteins below share one genomic window:
- the spo0A gene encoding sporulation transcription factor Spo0A: MKKIKVCVVDDNRELVGLLEDYISSQDDMEVEGIAHNGQECLEMLASVDPDVLVLDIIMPHLDGLAVLERLRELKKGSLPNVIMLTAFGQEDVTKKAVELGASYFILKPFDMENLGSHIRQVSGNASAFTRKMPTTSYRSHSEQKPKNLDASITSIIHEIGVPAHIKGYLYLREAISMVYNDIELLGSITKVLYPDIAKKYNTTASRVERAIRHAIEVAWSRGNIDSISSLFGYTVSMSKAKPTNSEFIAMVADKLRLEHKAS, translated from the coding sequence TTGAAGAAAATCAAAGTTTGTGTCGTTGATGATAATAGGGAATTAGTTGGATTATTAGAGGACTACATTTCGTCCCAAGATGATATGGAAGTTGAAGGGATTGCTCATAATGGACAAGAATGCTTGGAGATGTTAGCTTCTGTTGATCCAGATGTTCTTGTTTTGGATATTATTATGCCGCATCTTGATGGTTTGGCTGTCCTTGAACGCCTGCGTGAACTAAAAAAAGGATCACTTCCAAATGTAATCATGCTGACTGCCTTTGGACAGGAAGATGTAACAAAAAAAGCTGTTGAACTGGGAGCGTCTTATTTTATTTTGAAACCATTTGATATGGAGAACTTAGGCAGCCATATTCGTCAGGTAAGTGGTAATGCAAGTGCATTTACCCGTAAAATGCCAACAACCAGTTATCGTTCTCACTCTGAGCAAAAGCCAAAAAATTTAGATGCAAGTATTACTAGTATTATTCATGAAATTGGTGTTCCGGCGCATATTAAGGGATATTTATATTTGCGGGAAGCAATTTCCATGGTATATAACGATATCGAGTTATTAGGATCCATTACAAAAGTATTGTACCCAGACATCGCAAAAAAATATAACACAACAGCAAGTCGTGTTGAACGTGCCATTCGTCATGCCATTGAAGTGGCTTGGAGTCGCGGCAATATCGACTCCATTTCTTCATTGTTTGGCTATACAGTCAGTATGTCAAAGGCAAAGCCGACCAATAGTGAATTTATTGCCATGGTTGCAGATAAACTTCGTTTGGAGCATAAGGCTTCTTGA